In the Candidatus Electrothrix sp. GW3-4 genome, one interval contains:
- a CDS encoding ABC transporter permease, giving the protein MQESKTTFWVKPFFYLGDNFLYLLADLGRMGIFLFAALAGLFKRPFRGKELLKQLHFIGAGSIAVVFFTALSSGMVLGLQGVYTLQKFGADGMLGSGVALTLIMELGPILTALMVAGRAGSAMCAEIGIMRISEQIDALECMAVDPFRYLITPKFLAAIISLPLLTAMFDVVGIYGGYLTGVKLLGVSSGSFFHGMMSSVSNHDIRLGLIKSFVFAFLVVWISAGRGYFVLQIRGAGFGAESVSKVTTQAVVLSSISVLIFDYLLTAVLL; this is encoded by the coding sequence TTGCAGGAATCCAAAACGACATTCTGGGTGAAACCCTTTTTTTATCTCGGTGATAACTTCCTATATCTGCTTGCAGATCTGGGAAGGATGGGTATCTTTTTGTTTGCTGCCTTGGCAGGGCTGTTTAAGCGCCCCTTCCGAGGGAAAGAACTGTTGAAGCAACTCCATTTTATCGGTGCTGGTTCTATAGCTGTGGTATTTTTTACCGCCTTATCCTCGGGGATGGTGCTTGGCCTGCAAGGGGTCTACACCCTGCAAAAGTTCGGTGCCGACGGCATGCTGGGCTCTGGGGTTGCCCTGACCCTGATCATGGAACTTGGGCCCATCCTGACGGCCTTGATGGTTGCTGGCCGGGCTGGCTCTGCCATGTGCGCTGAAATCGGTATTATGCGTATCTCTGAGCAGATTGATGCCTTGGAGTGTATGGCTGTTGATCCTTTTCGCTATCTCATCACACCCAAGTTCTTAGCGGCAATTATCTCTTTACCCTTGCTGACGGCCATGTTCGACGTCGTGGGCATCTACGGTGGATATCTTACCGGTGTGAAATTGCTTGGCGTGAGCTCTGGCTCTTTCTTTCACGGCATGATGAGCAGTGTCAGTAATCACGATATCCGGCTTGGTCTGATTAAGTCCTTTGTTTTCGCCTTTTTGGTGGTTTGGATCAGCGCAGGGCGAGGATATTTTGTTTTGCAAATTCGAGGGGCTGGCTTTGGTGCTGAAAGTGTCAGTAAGGTGACCACCCAAGCTGTTGTTCTTTCTTCAATTTCCGTTTTAATCTTTGATTACCTGCTCACCGCAGTATTGCTTTAG
- a CDS encoding ATP-binding cassette domain-containing protein: MVAETEKELVENHPAGAASRPAVEFLDVVKYFGEWGQRHRVLHGVSYSVPRGKTTVIAGGSGQGKSVTLKLVLGLLKPDSGRILVDGQDVTRLGQKKLRELRMKFGVLFQGAALFDSLSVFENIALPLRERTRLTEQEIEERVAATLKTLELTGHEKKYPAQLSGGMQKRVGLARALQLEPEIVLFDEPTTGLDPVMTQEIYDLFRRTQKKLGYTAIIVSHDIPKVFELADQIVLLNKGEVDVFTDVAQIKDSEKPHIREFAEMTLGDFFKADSKKE; encoded by the coding sequence ATGGTTGCTGAAACGGAAAAAGAGCTGGTGGAAAATCATCCTGCAGGTGCAGCCAGTCGCCCGGCAGTTGAGTTCCTTGATGTTGTTAAATACTTTGGGGAGTGGGGCCAGCGGCACAGGGTACTGCACGGCGTCAGCTATTCGGTTCCCCGGGGGAAGACCACTGTTATTGCCGGTGGCAGTGGCCAGGGCAAGAGTGTAACGCTCAAGCTGGTACTGGGTTTACTGAAGCCGGATAGTGGACGGATTTTGGTTGATGGTCAGGATGTTACCCGATTAGGGCAGAAGAAACTTCGCGAGCTGCGGATGAAATTCGGGGTGCTTTTTCAGGGCGCCGCCTTGTTTGACTCTCTTTCCGTATTTGAAAATATCGCCTTGCCACTGCGGGAACGAACCCGGTTGACAGAGCAGGAAATTGAGGAACGCGTTGCTGCCACCTTGAAGACCTTGGAACTCACTGGCCATGAAAAGAAATATCCAGCCCAGCTGAGCGGCGGTATGCAAAAACGGGTTGGGCTGGCCCGCGCCTTGCAGCTCGAACCGGAGATCGTTCTCTTTGATGAGCCCACAACCGGACTTGATCCGGTAATGACCCAGGAAATCTATGATCTGTTTCGGCGGACGCAGAAAAAATTGGGGTATACTGCAATTATTGTCAGCCATGATATTCCGAAGGTTTTTGAGTTGGCAGATCAGATTGTCCTGTTGAATAAAGGGGAGGTTGATGTCTTTACCGATGTCGCTCAGATCAAAGATTCAGAAAAACCCCATATTCGTGAGTTCGCAGAGATGACGCTTGGGGACTTCTTTAAAGCTGACAGCAAGAAGGAGTGA
- a CDS encoding molybdopterin-dependent oxidoreductase, whose amino-acid sequence MSRKIVKSVCRICHGGCGALITVEDGRVVNVTGDPASPMSKGWMCIKGMSTPEIANHPDRLTRPLRRKKGGGWKILSWGDALGEISARIEDIRRTTGPESIALGQGTGRHHYLHTVRFANALGTPNWYEPGLAQCFIPRISVSNLTYGGFVVGDYYGKVKPQCILFWGHNPLVSSADGELAIAARRCLDQGTIGIAVDPRQSETAQRCQLWLPVRPGTDAALALTMIHVIVREKLYDQAFVEQWTTGFAELTSAVESCTPEWGEHITGVPVSQICEAARLYATTKPAILDWGLGIEQNTNCLQTVRAIACLRALSGNIDVPGGDILGMNVLNAYPTLAHTLPKGMRAKRLGAETYKLLGGWRAFMPSAHIPTLLKAMQHGDPYPVRGMLVFGGNPLMTLANSRQVHDALRSLDLLVVTDLFMTPTAAMADYVLPAAFWPEVEQVIGYPLVAENMVFAQQKATQHGECRQDEWIMDEISKRLNLPGSEESLTDVLNQRLARLGMTYAQLQEQGVVYPEHVYYKYQEKGFRTRSKKIELSCSALARLGYAPLPSYQEPPESPVTCPDLLASYPYILITGARRREFFHSEQRQVASLRRLRPEPQAELHPDQAQEHDIQTGDWILVKSPRGSIRVKALVTERIRSGTVSVEHGWWFPEKEGPDFGFLEANANVLTNNGPPYDPAFGTYQLRALLCTVQKEQRKERGNNEAQ is encoded by the coding sequence ATGAGCAGAAAGATTGTTAAAAGCGTCTGTCGTATTTGTCACGGCGGCTGCGGTGCCCTGATTACGGTTGAAGATGGCAGGGTTGTCAATGTCACCGGAGATCCTGCTTCTCCTATGAGTAAGGGCTGGATGTGCATTAAGGGGATGTCCACTCCAGAGATCGCCAATCATCCTGATCGACTGACCAGACCTCTACGTCGGAAAAAGGGCGGAGGCTGGAAAATCCTCTCCTGGGGGGATGCCTTGGGCGAAATCAGCGCACGGATAGAGGATATTCGTCGTACAACAGGGCCAGAATCCATCGCCCTTGGGCAGGGCACAGGGCGCCATCATTATCTGCACACGGTTCGCTTTGCCAATGCCCTGGGCACACCCAATTGGTACGAACCTGGCTTGGCGCAATGTTTTATTCCCCGAATCTCGGTATCCAACCTGACCTATGGCGGTTTTGTGGTCGGGGATTATTACGGGAAGGTCAAGCCCCAATGTATCCTCTTTTGGGGGCATAACCCCCTGGTTTCCAGTGCAGATGGCGAACTGGCCATAGCCGCGAGGCGTTGCCTTGATCAGGGAACCATCGGTATTGCGGTTGATCCCCGCCAGTCAGAAACGGCCCAGCGTTGCCAACTCTGGTTACCTGTCCGACCCGGCACGGATGCGGCCTTGGCTCTGACCATGATCCATGTTATTGTCCGTGAAAAGCTGTACGACCAGGCATTTGTTGAACAATGGACCACCGGCTTTGCCGAGTTAACCTCCGCAGTAGAAAGTTGTACCCCGGAATGGGGGGAGCATATTACCGGCGTTCCGGTGAGCCAAATATGCGAGGCCGCAAGGCTGTACGCCACCACCAAACCTGCTATCCTGGACTGGGGCCTGGGTATAGAGCAGAATACCAACTGTCTGCAGACTGTCCGGGCCATTGCCTGTCTCCGGGCATTGAGCGGGAATATCGATGTGCCAGGTGGCGATATCCTTGGTATGAATGTTCTGAACGCCTATCCAACCCTGGCGCATACTTTGCCTAAGGGAATGAGGGCCAAACGCCTTGGTGCGGAGACCTATAAGCTCTTGGGGGGTTGGCGGGCCTTCATGCCCTCTGCCCATATCCCCACCCTGCTGAAGGCCATGCAGCACGGGGATCCCTATCCGGTCCGGGGCATGTTGGTCTTTGGCGGCAACCCCCTGATGACTCTGGCGAACAGCAGGCAGGTCCATGATGCCCTTCGTTCTCTGGATTTACTGGTGGTGACAGACCTGTTTATGACCCCGACAGCGGCCATGGCGGATTATGTTTTGCCTGCCGCCTTTTGGCCGGAAGTGGAACAGGTGATCGGCTACCCCCTGGTTGCGGAAAACATGGTCTTTGCCCAACAAAAGGCGACCCAGCACGGGGAGTGTCGGCAGGACGAGTGGATTATGGATGAGATTAGTAAACGGCTCAACTTGCCCGGCTCGGAAGAGAGCTTGACCGATGTCCTTAATCAGCGCCTTGCCCGGCTGGGTATGACCTATGCACAGCTTCAGGAGCAAGGAGTGGTTTATCCCGAGCATGTCTATTATAAATATCAGGAAAAGGGCTTCAGGACCCGATCAAAAAAAATAGAGCTCTCTTGCTCTGCCTTGGCCCGCTTAGGTTATGCCCCCCTTCCTTCCTACCAGGAGCCGCCCGAAAGCCCGGTGACTTGTCCAGATCTTCTTGCATCGTATCCTTATATCCTTATAACAGGGGCCAGGAGGCGAGAGTTCTTTCATAGTGAGCAGCGACAGGTGGCCTCTTTGCGCAGGCTTCGCCCGGAACCGCAGGCGGAACTGCACCCGGACCAAGCCCAAGAGCATGATATTCAGACGGGTGATTGGATCCTGGTCAAGTCACCCCGTGGCAGTATTCGGGTCAAGGCCCTGGTGACCGAGAGGATCCGATCTGGAACAGTCAGTGTGGAGCACGGCTGGTGGTTTCCAGAAAAAGAGGGGCCCGACTTTGGCTTTCTTGAGGCAAACGCTAATGTGTTGACCAATAACGGACCGCCCTATGATCCGGCCTTTGGTACCTATCAGTTACGCGCTTTGCTCTGTACTGTTCAAAAGGAACAAAGAAAAGAGAGGGGAAATAATGAGGCCCAGTAA
- the hslV gene encoding ATP-dependent protease subunit HslV, with translation MKLIRSTTILAIRHKGEVVIAGDGQVSLGQTVIKHNARKVRRLYHDKVITGFAGSTADAFTLYDRLEEKLEQFNGNLMRSSVELAKDWRTDKMLRRLEAMMIAVDEKSSLLLSGSGDVIESDNGILAIGSGGPFAQAAATALIAHSDLDAESIAREALAIAASICVYTNHNLIVEKV, from the coding sequence ATGAAATTAATACGATCGACAACAATTCTTGCCATACGTCATAAGGGAGAGGTGGTCATTGCAGGCGATGGTCAGGTCTCGCTTGGGCAGACGGTTATCAAACATAACGCGCGCAAGGTGCGCAGACTGTACCATGATAAAGTGATTACTGGCTTTGCCGGTTCAACAGCTGACGCCTTTACCCTGTATGATCGCTTGGAAGAGAAGCTGGAGCAATTTAACGGCAACTTGATGCGTTCCTCAGTGGAGCTGGCTAAAGATTGGCGCACCGACAAAATGTTGCGCCGGCTTGAGGCAATGATGATCGCTGTTGATGAAAAATCTTCTTTACTGCTCTCTGGGAGTGGTGATGTGATCGAATCCGACAACGGCATTCTGGCTATCGGCTCAGGTGGGCCTTTTGCCCAGGCGGCAGCAACTGCCTTGATCGCTCACTCCGACCTTGATGCCGAATCCATTGCCCGTGAAGCACTGGCCATTGCAGCCTCTATCTGCGTGTATACCAACCATAACCTTATTGTGGAAAAGGTCTAG
- a CDS encoding sugar transferase, with the protein MRPSKKAVCLAEVFTDFFCFFFSVVAAYYLYGKFITRPLPGGLVCYCQLGLFAGLVGTLTFYFAGLYRHQASMMNLLETRRIIKVTLLLFLLLVLYTFSSRAEYSRITLFLALTLVIPLLLVGRFVFFKLNQYLYLQGINIRRVLIYGAGSTGRLLFQSISNTPKLGYEPIGFFDPEGREELVQELCPQDADRILLLTSAGQCVQAIEDYKVQDIFLSTQMNGEELYTLLAFCRDRQVAFHIVPYLQPLFTEQVELSSINGIPLVSFKEQATEFIEDWLRRGVDLVVSSLFLLGTAPVALCMALLIKLDSKGPVLFRQKRIGKDGVPFVIYKFRTMYTDAPIFHNSPTESTDCRITRVGKILRKMSLDELPQFLNVLEGTMSLVGPRPEMEFIVENVYNDLYRQRLRVKPGITGIWQISADRTRQIHEDISYDLFYIANRSLLLDILILIRTIPALFMMRTH; encoded by the coding sequence ATGAGGCCCAGTAAGAAAGCAGTTTGTCTGGCAGAAGTTTTTACGGATTTTTTTTGTTTTTTTTTTTCCGTGGTAGCTGCCTATTATCTTTATGGGAAATTTATTACCAGGCCTCTTCCTGGCGGGCTTGTCTGTTACTGTCAGCTCGGTTTGTTTGCTGGCCTTGTCGGGACCTTGACCTTTTATTTTGCAGGTCTTTACCGGCACCAGGCCAGCATGATGAACCTGCTTGAGACCCGAAGAATTATCAAGGTTACCTTGCTGCTTTTCCTCTTGCTGGTGTTGTACACTTTTTCTTCCCGGGCAGAGTATTCAAGGATAACCCTCTTTCTGGCGCTCACGTTGGTGATCCCCCTTTTGCTTGTTGGAAGGTTTGTTTTTTTTAAACTTAATCAGTATCTTTATCTTCAGGGAATCAACATTCGCCGTGTGCTGATATACGGCGCAGGCTCCACCGGACGCTTGCTCTTTCAGTCTATTTCGAATACCCCCAAGTTAGGATATGAACCCATTGGTTTTTTCGATCCTGAAGGGAGGGAGGAGCTGGTTCAGGAACTCTGTCCTCAGGATGCAGACCGTATTCTCCTTCTGACCAGCGCTGGGCAATGCGTTCAGGCGATTGAGGACTATAAGGTTCAGGATATCTTTCTCAGTACCCAAATGAATGGGGAAGAGCTCTATACCCTGTTGGCTTTTTGCCGTGATAGACAGGTGGCTTTTCATATTGTTCCTTATTTGCAGCCATTATTTACGGAACAGGTCGAGCTCAGCTCCATAAACGGTATTCCGCTTGTTTCCTTTAAAGAGCAGGCCACAGAATTTATTGAGGACTGGTTGCGGCGAGGCGTTGACCTGGTTGTTTCCTCTTTGTTTCTCCTTGGGACAGCCCCAGTTGCTCTGTGTATGGCTTTGTTGATCAAGTTGGACTCCAAGGGGCCTGTTCTTTTTAGGCAGAAAAGGATTGGAAAAGATGGTGTGCCCTTTGTTATTTATAAATTTCGCACCATGTATACAGATGCGCCTATCTTTCATAATTCGCCAACCGAGAGTACCGATTGCAGGATTACCCGGGTGGGAAAAATTTTGCGAAAAATGAGCCTGGATGAGCTGCCTCAGTTTCTCAATGTCCTGGAAGGGACCATGAGTTTGGTCGGGCCCCGGCCTGAAATGGAATTTATTGTTGAGAATGTCTATAATGATCTGTACCGCCAACGCCTTCGGGTTAAGCCAGGCATTACCGGTATCTGGCAGATCAGTGCGGACAGGACCCGGCAAATTCACGAGGATATTTCCTATGATTTATTTTACATTGCCAATAGATCGCTGCTGTTGGACATACTTATTCTGATCAGGACCATCCCTGCGCTTTTCATGATGCGGACCCATTAA
- a CDS encoding outer membrane lipoprotein-sorting protein has protein sequence MIRLISFCLLALVLPAPLLFAAPAPDSLDISLDVDQVIKQVEDNLNGKTAVIAMTMVVKTKRAERTMKMKSWSEGNKKSFIKILYPGKDKGITFLKLDNAMWQYVPRIEKTIKIPASMMLQSWMGSDFSNDDLVRESSISEDYIKKLLEETEAEYRVELLPKPDAPVVWGKIIFAVSKQYFLPTVVQYFDEDGVLIRLIRYTDVQQLGDRLYPTEWTVTPQEPEKAGHETVIKITEAVFDTEVDPSYFTKRALKRFSR, from the coding sequence ATGATTCGCTTAATATCATTCTGTCTTCTGGCCTTGGTTTTGCCCGCACCGTTGCTTTTTGCTGCTCCTGCCCCTGATTCATTAGACATTTCATTAGATGTGGATCAGGTTATCAAGCAGGTTGAGGATAACCTGAACGGCAAGACGGCTGTCATAGCAATGACTATGGTGGTGAAGACCAAGCGAGCCGAGCGCACCATGAAGATGAAGAGCTGGTCAGAGGGTAATAAAAAATCCTTTATTAAGATTCTGTATCCGGGCAAGGATAAGGGGATTACCTTTTTAAAGCTGGACAATGCCATGTGGCAGTATGTGCCTCGTATTGAAAAAACAATAAAGATTCCAGCATCTATGATGCTCCAGAGCTGGATGGGCAGTGATTTTAGCAATGATGACTTAGTGAGAGAGAGTTCAATTAGTGAGGATTACATCAAGAAATTGCTCGAAGAGACAGAAGCCGAGTATCGGGTGGAGTTGTTGCCCAAGCCGGATGCGCCCGTGGTGTGGGGGAAGATTATCTTTGCTGTCTCCAAGCAGTACTTTCTTCCCACGGTGGTACAATATTTTGATGAGGACGGGGTTCTTATTCGGCTGATTCGCTACACTGATGTGCAGCAGCTCGGAGATCGTCTTTACCCAACAGAATGGACCGTCACTCCTCAGGAGCCGGAAAAGGCTGGCCATGAGACCGTCATAAAAATTACTGAGGCTGTCTTTGATACTGAGGTGGATCCTTCGTATTTCACGAAGAGGGCGTTGAAGAGGTTTAGCAGGTAG
- a CDS encoding TIGR04211 family SH3 domain-containing protein, producing MTLTRKYKHPVKPLLLLSLFAALLPGTGATAEIKFVRPDLDIPVRRGRGEQYKILKFVKDGDQVEFFEENGNWAKVRLQSGTEGWMIKRYLSAEKPPVEQLRELRAENEQLKTGNEKLTRDLKKMKELQQASSEELEKLQTSANEKLALGLSECNKIKDEYKASQEVNKIMWFLSGGCFSLVG from the coding sequence ATGACGCTTACAAGAAAGTACAAACACCCCGTAAAACCCCTTTTACTCCTCTCCCTGTTTGCCGCCCTGCTCCCAGGCACAGGAGCAACGGCAGAGATAAAGTTTGTTCGCCCTGATCTTGATATACCAGTACGGCGCGGCCGGGGAGAACAGTATAAGATTTTGAAATTTGTTAAAGATGGAGACCAGGTAGAATTTTTCGAAGAAAACGGTAACTGGGCCAAGGTGCGGCTTCAAAGTGGTACAGAAGGTTGGATGATCAAACGATATTTAAGCGCTGAAAAGCCGCCGGTAGAGCAGCTACGTGAGCTGCGAGCAGAAAATGAGCAGCTCAAGACAGGCAATGAAAAATTGACCCGCGACCTAAAAAAAATGAAAGAGCTACAGCAAGCCAGTAGTGAGGAGCTTGAAAAACTACAAACATCGGCGAATGAAAAGCTTGCCTTGGGCCTAAGTGAATGCAATAAAATTAAAGATGAATACAAGGCCTCTCAAGAAGTCAATAAAATTATGTGGTTTCTCTCAGGGGGGTGCTTCTCGTTGGTTGGTTGA
- the mlaD gene encoding outer membrane lipid asymmetry maintenance protein MlaD, translated as MNNSRVEIVVGLFLVLGFAAFGWLALQLGEVSWLDEGTTYTLYAEFENVSGVKNGAEVQIAGVTVGSVTELSLSKDDFAVATLKLDKDIHLAKDSMASVKSQGIIGDKIIQITPGGDEEMYQAGDVIVDTESSVDLESLISKFAFGGVK; from the coding sequence GTGAATAATTCTCGTGTCGAAATAGTCGTTGGTCTCTTTCTTGTTCTTGGTTTTGCGGCCTTTGGTTGGCTGGCCCTTCAGCTTGGCGAGGTCTCTTGGCTTGATGAAGGGACGACCTATACCCTGTATGCGGAGTTTGAAAATGTCTCGGGTGTGAAAAACGGCGCTGAGGTTCAGATAGCTGGAGTAACCGTCGGCTCTGTGACAGAGCTGAGCTTGAGTAAAGATGACTTTGCGGTTGCTACCTTAAAATTGGACAAGGATATTCACTTGGCAAAAGATTCTATGGCCTCAGTCAAATCACAGGGTATTATTGGTGATAAAATTATCCAGATTACTCCCGGTGGTGACGAGGAGATGTATCAGGCCGGTGACGTCATTGTCGATACAGAATCATCTGTTGATCTGGAGTCGCTGATTTCCAAATTCGCTTTTGGTGGCGTTAAATAA
- a CDS encoding VacJ family lipoprotein, which produces MIAAILGLSDSGAQEAAWYADQFMRRMFRVFLVSLLLVVGNCGLLYGADGEIDFLDDAFYEEAPEENAVRDPFEGINRAVFTFNDYAFMWVLNPLATGYSKLLPADIRGSVANVFYNLQEPMRLVNSLLQARFSDAGTLLARFTLNTVGGVGGLGDPATELGFPRTEATFCQTLNTWGVPDGIFLMVPVMGPTTLRDIFGRVVDRFSFTPLYYNWAAGWEESMSIFMGKEVNNLSLHLGEYEKMKEISFDPYLAVRDGFYQLRRQSWQTADSRGERDDLSE; this is translated from the coding sequence TTGATAGCCGCTATTTTGGGGCTGTCAGATAGCGGAGCGCAGGAGGCGGCTTGGTATGCCGATCAATTCATGAGAAGGATGTTTCGTGTATTCCTTGTCAGTTTACTTCTTGTGGTGGGGAATTGCGGTTTGCTCTATGGAGCAGATGGCGAGATAGATTTTCTTGATGATGCATTTTATGAGGAAGCACCTGAAGAAAATGCTGTCAGAGATCCCTTTGAAGGTATAAACAGGGCCGTTTTTACCTTTAATGATTACGCCTTCATGTGGGTTTTGAATCCGCTTGCGACCGGATACAGCAAGCTCCTTCCCGCAGATATTCGGGGTTCCGTAGCAAATGTTTTCTACAACCTGCAGGAACCGATGCGCCTTGTCAATAGCTTGTTGCAGGCGCGATTTTCTGATGCTGGCACCTTATTGGCTCGGTTTACTTTGAATACTGTTGGTGGGGTAGGTGGTCTTGGGGATCCCGCTACTGAGCTGGGGTTTCCAAGAACAGAGGCAACCTTCTGTCAGACCCTGAATACCTGGGGGGTTCCTGATGGTATCTTTTTAATGGTACCTGTTATGGGGCCAACCACCCTGCGTGATATTTTCGGCAGAGTGGTTGACCGGTTTTCCTTCACCCCTCTTTATTATAACTGGGCAGCAGGTTGGGAGGAATCAATGAGCATCTTTATGGGAAAGGAAGTGAATAACCTCTCTCTCCATCTTGGCGAATATGAAAAGATGAAAGAGATAAGCTTTGACCCCTACTTAGCTGTTCGTGATGGTTTTTATCAACTTCGTCGCCAAAGCTGGCAGACCGCTGACTCTCGTGGCGAGCGTGATGATCTGTCCGAGTAA
- a CDS encoding ABC transporter substrate-binding protein — protein sequence MMQNFLRSFIVLLSLFFLSGMSQVSAATPDPTEQLKPVVDKVVGLLKDSEFRKQPVVDQSEVIVKLVSERFDFREMSKRVMGKQWRTLSPEQHDQFIALFTKLLQYVYINQVDEYLDKKVEFTDQRIRRDRAEVKTLLVGQEKSIPVSYIMLLKKDTWMAYDIVVEGVSLIRNYMDQVSTVLREEKFPGLIAMLEKKIKKLEAGEKDEE from the coding sequence ATGATGCAGAATTTTCTACGTAGCTTTATTGTATTGCTTTCCCTGTTCTTCCTTTCTGGTATGAGCCAGGTGTCAGCAGCAACCCCAGATCCGACAGAGCAGCTTAAGCCAGTTGTGGACAAGGTTGTCGGTTTATTGAAAGACAGCGAGTTTCGAAAGCAGCCTGTTGTTGACCAATCTGAAGTTATTGTCAAGCTTGTCTCAGAGCGGTTTGATTTTCGCGAAATGTCCAAGCGGGTAATGGGCAAGCAGTGGCGTACACTGAGTCCAGAACAACACGATCAATTTATTGCCCTGTTCACCAAACTTTTGCAATATGTCTATATTAACCAGGTTGATGAATATCTGGATAAAAAAGTTGAATTTACGGATCAGCGTATCAGGAGAGACCGAGCAGAGGTAAAAACCCTGCTTGTGGGTCAAGAAAAGAGCATTCCTGTCTCCTATATCATGCTTCTCAAAAAAGATACATGGATGGCTTATGACATCGTCGTTGAGGGTGTCAGTCTGATTCGGAACTACATGGACCAGGTCAGCACGGTGCTCAGGGAGGAGAAGTTTCCTGGCCTGATTGCTATGCTGGAAAAGAAGATTAAGAAACTGGAGGCCGGAGAAAAGGACGAGGAGTAA
- the hslU gene encoding ATP-dependent protease ATPase subunit HslU, giving the protein MSELNSLTPKQTVQKLDQYIIGQGDAKRSVAIALRNRWRRQQVQPPLREEIAPKNIIMIGPTGVGKTEIARRLANLAQSPFIKVEASKFTEVGYVGRDVESMVRDLLQLAINMVTKEEEEGVTAKAASAAEERLLDLLLPPTPKHESTTSGTTGETEPRDIIALSYNDAFGQDTASLAHDETTAKQQADSVERTREKLRRMLHSGELDDRTVELSVTSQKPQGPVVEVFSASGMEDMQSSLQDAFSKIFPGQKQERRFKVPAALEYLKKEEAQRLVDTESVTEKAIRRTEQAGIIFLDEIDKIASRGGSGSGSPDVSREGVQRDLLPIVEGSTVTTKYGPVRTDHILFIASGAFYTNKPSDLAPELQGRFPIRVNLNPLGEEDFFRILTEPENALIKQYTALMATEGIKLQFEEEAIREMARIAVEVNRKTENIGARRLHTVMECVLDELSFDATEREERTFVVTPEYVQQQLLDISDNEDLSRYIL; this is encoded by the coding sequence ATGAGTGAGTTGAATTCGTTAACACCGAAACAGACCGTCCAAAAACTTGATCAGTATATCATCGGTCAGGGTGACGCTAAGCGTTCCGTTGCTATAGCCCTGCGCAATCGTTGGCGGAGGCAGCAGGTACAACCTCCTTTACGCGAAGAAATTGCCCCAAAAAATATCATCATGATTGGTCCCACAGGCGTGGGCAAGACCGAGATAGCGCGAAGATTGGCAAACCTGGCCCAATCTCCCTTTATCAAGGTTGAAGCCTCAAAATTTACAGAGGTAGGCTATGTTGGCCGTGATGTTGAGTCCATGGTCCGGGATCTCCTCCAGCTAGCCATCAACATGGTGACCAAAGAAGAAGAAGAGGGCGTAACAGCCAAGGCAGCATCAGCAGCTGAAGAACGCCTGCTTGACCTCCTGCTCCCTCCTACTCCCAAGCACGAATCAACAACATCCGGGACGACCGGAGAAACGGAACCAAGGGATATTATTGCCCTCTCCTATAATGACGCCTTTGGCCAGGACACAGCTTCGTTGGCGCATGACGAGACAACGGCAAAGCAACAGGCTGATTCTGTGGAGAGAACTCGTGAAAAACTGCGAAGAATGCTACATAGTGGAGAGCTAGACGACCGTACGGTCGAACTGAGCGTGACGAGCCAAAAGCCACAGGGACCGGTTGTAGAAGTTTTCTCCGCTTCTGGCATGGAAGATATGCAATCGTCCTTGCAGGACGCCTTTTCCAAGATCTTTCCAGGACAAAAGCAGGAACGCAGATTCAAGGTACCAGCGGCCTTGGAGTATTTAAAAAAAGAAGAGGCCCAGCGCTTAGTTGATACAGAAAGTGTAACAGAAAAGGCGATCCGCAGAACTGAGCAGGCCGGGATTATCTTTCTTGATGAGATAGATAAAATCGCCTCCAGGGGTGGTTCCGGCTCAGGCTCACCTGATGTATCTCGAGAAGGCGTCCAGCGCGATCTGCTCCCCATTGTTGAAGGCTCGACAGTGACCACCAAATACGGTCCGGTCCGTACAGATCATATCCTTTTTATTGCCTCTGGAGCGTTTTATACCAATAAACCTTCGGACCTTGCCCCGGAATTGCAGGGACGTTTTCCCATTCGGGTTAATCTGAATCCACTTGGCGAAGAAGATTTTTTCCGTATCCTCACAGAGCCGGAGAACGCCCTTATCAAGCAATACACGGCCCTGATGGCAACCGAGGGGATCAAGCTGCAATTTGAAGAGGAGGCCATCCGCGAAATGGCAAGGATCGCTGTAGAGGTCAATAGAAAGACCGAAAATATCGGTGCCCGTCGCCTCCATACAGTTATGGAATGTGTGTTAGACGAGCTTTCCTTTGATGCCACAGAGCGCGAGGAGCGAACCTTTGTCGTCACGCCGGAATATGTTCAGCAACAACTGCTTGATATTTCCGACAATGAAGATTTGAGCAGGTATATTTTATAA